A window of the Streptomyces formicae genome harbors these coding sequences:
- a CDS encoding HNH endonuclease, which yields MPQHDGSRLQDEALPLMPTAGTEQSQHDDQLALFGRPQRVRIPAELWQSWLNDPAVVARFEAKRYQRSEQACWIWTAGISSTGHGSFRAASLPGRSRRGTVPAHLFAYQLEQGVIPRLGWSGADDPCLCHRCDEAGCVNPAHLRLGTNTENRAEWAQRHRNPHGPLADLRGAAGRARAVAVAIRAGISAGESAEEIEDRIRAARHAGQPLTLW from the coding sequence ATGCCCCAGCACGATGGCTCCCGACTTCAAGACGAAGCCCTGCCGCTCATGCCGACAGCAGGCACCGAGCAATCCCAGCACGACGATCAACTGGCTCTGTTCGGACGACCCCAGCGTGTCCGCATCCCGGCCGAACTCTGGCAGAGCTGGCTCAACGATCCGGCGGTCGTGGCACGGTTCGAGGCCAAGCGCTACCAGCGATCCGAACAAGCTTGCTGGATATGGACGGCCGGAATCTCCTCGACCGGCCACGGAAGCTTCCGCGCCGCCAGCCTCCCCGGCCGCTCCCGCCGCGGCACCGTCCCCGCGCATCTCTTTGCCTACCAGCTCGAACAGGGCGTCATCCCGCGTCTCGGCTGGTCCGGAGCAGACGACCCCTGCCTCTGCCATCGATGCGACGAGGCTGGCTGCGTGAACCCGGCGCACCTACGCCTGGGCACCAACACCGAGAACCGTGCCGAATGGGCTCAACGCCACCGCAACCCTCACGGGCCGCTCGCTGACCTGCGTGGCGCCGCCGGACGAGCCCGAGCTGTCGCGGTCGCCATCCGGGCGGGGATTTCCGCAGGCGAGAGCGCCGAAGAGATCGAGGACCGCATCCGCGCCGCCAGGCATGCGGGCCAGCCTCTGACTCTTTGGTGA